AACCCTGCTCGCCGGTCTCTTCGCGGCCGTGACCGCGGCGGCCGGGGTGGAGATCGGGAGCGTCACCCGCGTCACGCAGCGTGCCGTCCAGCATGAGCGCGTGGACTTCACCGTCGTGCTGACCGCGCCCTGGACCGATCCGCATGATTCCGCGCAGGTGCGGCTGGATCTTGAGTTCATGGGCCCCGACGGCCGCCCGCACCTGCTGCCGGCCTTTCACGAGAGCGGAACCGGGGGCACGCCCTCCGTGTGGCGAGCGCGCTGGGCGCCCCGGGATGCCGGGGAGAACCGGGTGCGTTTCCGGCTGACGACTCCCGTCGGCGCAACGGAGTCGGCGCCGCTCACGGTGCCGGTGGAGCCGGGCCGCGGCCGGGGTTTCCTGCACGCCGCGGGTCCGTGGGTGCTGCGCTTCGACAACGGCGAGCCGTTCCGCGGGCTCGGCGAGAACCTCGGGTGGGAATCCCGCTCGCCCGATGACTCGCGTCACTTCCGCGCGCTGCACGAGCACCCGCGCTTCCACTACGAATACCTCGTGGGCCGGCTGGCGGCGAACGGCGGCAACTTCTTCCGCACCTGGATGTGCGCGTGGAACCTCCCGCTCGAGTGGAACCGCGTCATGGACACCCGGCGCTACGCCGATGAAACCGGTCGGTTCCACTCCGGCGCCGCCGCGCGGCTCGACGAGCTGGTGGCGGTCGCCGCGGCCAGCGGCACCTATTTCATGCTCACCCTCGACCCGCATGTTTCCTACATGGGCCGCGGGTGGGAGCTCAACCCCTACAACCGGGCCAACGGCGGACCCGCCGCCACGCCGGAGGAGTTCTTCACCTCCGAGGCGGCGCGGGCCCGCTACCGCGACCGCCTGCGCTACCTCGTGGCCCGCTGGGGTTACAGCCCGCACCTCGGCGTCTGGGAATTCTTCAACGAGATCGACCATGTCGTCCATCTCGACCCCGCCGCGCCCATGCCCGCGGAGGTCATCACCCGCTGGCATGCCGAAATGGCCGCCCACCTCCGGGCCCTCGATCCCTATGGCCGGCCCGTGACGACGAGCGTGTCGCACCGCGACATCGCCGGGTTGAACCAACTGCCGGGACTCGATTTCAACCAGCGACACCTCTACCGCGACACCGCGGCCCTACCCGCCACCCTGCGCCAGCGCTGGGCCGACGAGGGGAAGCCCTACGTCATCGGCGAATACGGCTACGAGTGGGACTGGACGAAAAACTTCGATGAGTTCGCCGGCGCGATGGACGCGGACTTCCGGCGCGGCCTGTGGCTGGGACTGTTTTCGCCCACCCCGATCCTCCCGTTGTCCTGGTGGTGGGAATACTTCGACGAGCGCGGCACGACCGCCGGTTTTGCCGGGGTGCGGACCATCCACGAACGCATGCTGGCCGCCGGCGGAGGCGACTTTGCCGAGGTGACGGCGGAGGCGGACGGCAGCCCCGTGCTGGCGGTGCGGTGCGGGCGCACGGTCTTTGTGCTGTTGGAAAACCCCGGCACGACGGAACGGCGGCTCACCGTTCGGCTGCCCGCCAGGGCGGCCGACTTCGTCCCGGCCGAGTTGTTCGATCCCGCCACGGGCGAGTGGACCCGGTTGCCCGACGCTCAGGCACAGCCGGGCCCGGTGGTGTTCTCCAATCTGGCACTGCCCGCCGGGGCGATCCGGGTGCTGCAACTCGGCCACTCGCGCGGATAATAACTATTAATTTTTGCGTTTGCCCGATGACGGGACGGAGTCAGCCTGCCGTATCCGCCCGTCCGCATGCCCCCGCTCCACTGGCTCGATTACGCCATCATTGCCGGCTACCTGCTCCTGTCGCTGGTGATCGGCCTGCTCGCCGGGCGGCGCACCGGGGCGGGCAGCGAGGGTTACTTCCTGGGGGGCCGCCGGCTGCCATGGTGGCTCAACGGAATCTCGCTGGCGGCGACCAGCTTCGCCTCCGACACGCCGCTGGTGATCACCGAGATGGTGCGTGGCCGCGGCCTGCAACGGCTGTGGTGGCTGTTCGCCGGGGTGCTGGCGCTGGTCGTCGCGATTTATGTCTTCTCCCGACTGTGGCGGCGGCTCGAGGCCGTCACCGACGCGGAGTTCTGCGAGCTGCGCTATGACGGCCCGGCCGCCGGGGTGCTGCGGGCCGTGCGGGCTTTCCTCAGCGGCATCGTGGCCAACCTCATCACCATCGCGTGGGTGACGCTCGGCATGGGGGCGGTCCTCTCCGTGGTGCTGCCGGTCGACCAGTGGGTCGCGATCCAGGTCGCCATGATTGTGACGGTCGCCTACACCGTCTTCGGGGGATTCCGCAGCGCGGTGCTGACCGACCTCCTGCAGTTCGTCATCGCGCTCGGCGCGATGCTCCTCTTTGCCGTGATCGCGGTCCACGAATACGGCGGCCTGTCCGCGGTGCTGACCGCCGTGCGGGAGGCCCCGGGCTACGGGGAGCGCACGCTGAGTCTCCTGCCCCGCTTCGACCACGCCAACCTGGACCTGGCCTGCTTCCTCATCCTGCTCACGCTCTGGTGGACCGACACGGGCGGCCATGTGATGCAGCGCATGAGCGCGTGCCGCACCGAACGCGACGCCGCCCGGGCGATGCTCTTCTTCGCCATCTGGCAGGCCGTGCGGCCGTGGATGTGGGCGGCCGTGGCCCTGGTCTCCATCGCGGTGTTTCCCGTGATGATGGCGCCGCACACCGACATGCACGCCTACCCGCTCGTGCTGGACCGCTACCTCGGCGTGGGGCTGCGCGGCCTGCTGGTGGCGGCCTTCGCCGCGGCGTTCATGTCCACCATCACGACCCACCTGAACTGGGGCGCCTCCTACCTGGTGCGCGACGGCTACTGCCGCTTTTTCCGGCCGGCGGCCCCCGAGCGCGAACAGCTGCTGGTCTCGCGTCTCATGACGGTGCTGCTGGCCGGGGCCGGCCTGCTGCTGACGCCGCTGTTCGGCTCACTGACCGCCGCGTGGGAATTCCTTGCGCTGCTGCCCGCCGGATTCGGGATCATCAGCGTGCTCCGCTGGTTCTGGTGGCGGGTGAACGCCTGGACGGAACTGAGTGTGCTGGCCGTGGGGTTGGTTTTTGCCGGGTTTGACCTGGCCCTGCGCGTCTGGGCACCGGGGGCCGAAATCCTGGGCCTGCCGTGGAGCGAATGGCGCTACGAGCTCAAGCTGCTCCTGTTCACCAGCGTCGCGGTCACGGTGGCGTTGGCCGTAACCCTGCGGACGCCCCCGGTCTCGCGTGAGCAGCTCCGACGCTTCAACCGCAAGGTGCGTCCTGGCGGCTGGTGGGGACCGGTGGAGGCGGGCGAAGACCTGCGCGAACTGCCGGAGCCGGTGCTGACCCGCCGGACCGCGCTGGACTGTCTCGGCGGGCTGGCACTCTGCCTCGGCCTCACCACCGGAATCGGGTATGGTCTGCTCCTCCAGCCCGGGCCCGCCGTGCTGGCCTTCGGTCTGGCCGCCATCGGGGGCGTGCAGGTTTACCGCTGGCTGAAAAACGGCCGCTGGGCCTGACAGGCGCGTCATTCAGGATCTGCCCCCTCGGGTGGGCAGAGGCGCAAGTTCATCGTGCTGCACGGTGAAGGTTAGAGTGGAGTCTTCCGCCACCTCGCCGGCGATCAGGGCCCGGGCGAGGCGGGTTTCCAGATGCCGCTGGAGGAAACGCTTGAGCGGGCGGGCACCGAAGACCGGGTCGTAACCCTTCTCCGCCACCCATTCCCGGGCCTTGGCGTCGAGCTTCACCGTGACGCGCCGCTCGGCGAGCCGCTTGTTCAGGTCGGCGAGCAGGAGGTCCACGATGCTCGTGATTTCCTCCAGGCTCAGCGGCTTGAAGAGGATCGTCTCGTCAATGCGGTTCAGGAACTCCGGCCGGAACGACGACCGCAGGTCGGCCATGACCGCCTCGCGCGTGCTCTCGGGGATTTCGTCACCCTTCACGCCTTCGAGCAGGTGCCGGGAGCCGAGGTTCGAGGTCATGATGATGACCGTGTTCTTGAAATCCACCGTGCGGCCCTGCGAATCGGTGATGCGGCCGTCGTCGAGCACCTGGAGCAGGACGTTGAACACGTCCGGATGCGCCTTCTCGATCTCGTCGAAGAGCACCACCGCATACGGCTTGCGCCGCACGGCCTCCGTGAGCTGGCCGCCCTCGTCGTAGCCGACGTAGCCCGGGGGGGCGCCAATCATGCGCGCGACGCTGTGCTTCTCCATGTATTCCGACATGTCGAGGCGGATGAGGTTGGCCTCGGAGTCGAAGAGCTGCTCGGCGAGCGTTTTGGCCAGCTCGGTCTTGCCCACGCCGGTCGGGCCGAGAAACAGGAAACTGCCGATCGGGCGGCGCGGGTCCTTGATGCCGGCGCGGGCGCGCAGGATGGCCTCGCTGACGAGACGCACGCCCTCGTGCTGGCCGATGACGCGCTTGTGCAGTACGTCCTCCAGGCGCAGAAGCTTTTCTTTCTCACCCTCGAGCAGGCGGTTCAGCGGGATGTGCGTCCACTTCGAGATGATCTCGGCGATTTCCTCGGCGGACACCTCCTCCTTGACCAGTGTGGTCGCGGCGGGGCCGGCCTTCTCCACCTTGGCCAGTTCCTTCTCCAGCTGCGGGATGCGCCCGTGTTTGAGCTCGGCAATTTTGTTGAGATCGTAGGCGCGCTCGGCCTTGGCCATTTCCAAGCGGGCGGCTTCGAGCTCTTCGCGCACTTTCTGCACGCGGCCGAGGGATTCCTTCTCCTTTGACCAGACGGCGCGCAGGGCGGTCGCCTTCTCCTTGGCATCGGCCAGGTCCTTGCGCAGCTCGGCGAGCCGGCGCTTGGAGGCGTCGTCCTTCTCCTTCTGCAGCGCGGTCTCCTCGATCTCGAGCTGCATGACGCGGCGCTGGAGCTCGTCCAATTCGGTCGGCAGCGAATCAATCTCGGTGCGGATCATGGCGCAGGCCTCGTCCACGAGGTCGATGGCCTTGTCGGGCAGGAAACGGTCGGAAATGTAGCGGTGCGAGAGCGTGGCGGCGGAAACGAGCGCGTTGTCCTGGATGCGCACGCCGTGATGCAGCTCGAAACGCTCGCGCAGGCCGCGGAGGATCGAGATGGCGTCCTCCACCGTGGGCTCTTCGACGAGAATGGGCTGGAAGCGGCGCTCCAGCGCGGCGTCCTTCTCGATGTATTGGCGGTATTCGTCGAGCGTGGTGGCGCCGATGCAATGGAGCTCACCGCGCGCGAGCATCGGCTTGAGCAGGTTGCCGGCGTCCATGGCGCCGTCGGTCTTGCCGGCGCCCACGATGGTGTGGAGCTCGTCGATGAAGAGAATGATGCGGCCTTCGGCCTGTTTGATCTCGTTGAGCACGGCCTTGAGGCGCTCCTCGAACTCGCCGCGGTATTTCGCGCCGGCCACCAGCGCGCCGAGGTCGAGCGAGAACACGGTCTTGTCCTTCAGCCCCTCGGGCACGTCGCCGCGCACAATGCGCTGGGCCAGGCCCTCGACGATGGCGGTCTTGCCGACGCCGGGCTCGCCGATGAGCACGGGGTTGTTCTTGGTCTTGCGCGAAAGGATGCGAATGGCGCGGCGGATCTCGGCGTCGCGCCCGATGACGGGGTCGATCTTGCCCTTCTTGGCCTGCTGCACGAGGTCGATGCCGTATTTCTCAAGGGCGTTGTAGGTGCCCTCGGGCGTCTCGCTGGTCACACGCTGGTTGCCGCGCATCTTCTGGAGCTCGGCCAGCACCTTCTTCCGGTCGAGGCCGAAGCTGGCAAAGAACTTCTTCAGCGCCTCGGGCTTGCCGGTGTGAAGGAGCGCAAGGAAGAGGTGCTCCACGCTCATGAACTCGTCCTTGAGGGCCTCGGCCTCCTGCTCGGCGCGCGTCAGCACCTCGTTGAGCGCCTGGGTCACGTAGATCTTGGACACATCGACGCTGCCCGTGACCTTGGGCAGACGGCCCAGCTCGCGCTCGGCGGCGAGCTGAAGCGCGCTGACGGTCAGGCCGAGCTTCTCGACGAGCGACGGCACGATGCCGCCCTCCTGGGCGAGCAGCGCGACGAGCAGGTGCCACGTCTCCACCTCGTTGTGCGAGCGGCGGCGGGCCTCGTTCTGCGCCTCCTGCACGGCCTGGCGCGACATGATGGTCATTTTCTCGGGATTCATGGAAGTAATATACACCCTTGCAGGCGGCGGGCCAGCGGGTGAAGGCCTGCTTCACTCGGGAATTTGGAACCGCCGCGAATCGGCTGCGCCAATGTGCGCAGGCGGTGTCGCACCGCCGTGACATGATGGCCGTTTCCGTTCCCTGTAGGGTCGCCGCTTGCGGCGACCTAACCCACGAGGTCGGCGCAACCGCCGACCCTACGCATACAGGCGAAGTCCTACTTCCGCTTCGGCCGGTTCTTCTTGTCCAGCAACACGACCACCGGCTCGTGTTGCTGCGCCTCGTCCGGATCGAAGTCCGCATACGCCGCGATGATGACCTCATCGCCCGGCTGCACGAGCCGCGCGGCGGCGCCGTTGACCATGATCTCGCCCCGCTTGCGGCCGCCAATGACGTAGGTCGCGAAGCGCTGGCCGTTGTTCACGTTGTAGATCTCCACGCGCTCGTGCAGCAGGAGGCCGGCGGCGCGGCGCAGCTCGGGCGCGATGGCGATCGAGCCCTCGTAGTCGAGGTCGGCGGCGGTGACCGTCGCGCGGTGCAGCTTGGACTTGAGCAGGGTCAGGCGCATGGGGGTGTCATTTGGCGGGCTCGCGGTTGAGCAGTTCGGCGTGCTTCAGGCCGAAGAGCACCAGTTCGGGCACGATCTCATCGAAGAGCCCCTCGGTCTCGAACATGCGGGCGAACCCACCCGTGCCGATCACGTGCGGGCGCACGCCGTTGAAGGCCTCGATGGTCAGCACGGAGAGCAGGTTGCGGATCGCGCCGACGTGGCCGTGATACAGCCCCGCCTGGATGCTCTCGACCGTGCTGCGCCCGAGCGCGCCGTCGGGCCGGGCAATTTCCACGGCTGGCAGGCGGGCGGTGCGGCTCGACAGCATCTCGGCCGAGATGCCAAGCCCGGGCAGGATCGCGCCGCCGAGGTAATCGCCGCCACCCGTCACCACGTCGAAGGTCGTGGCGGTGCCGCAGTCCACGACGAGGCAGTTGGCCCCGGGGCGGCGTTGCGTCGCCGCGATGGCGTTGGCCACGCGGTCGGCCCCGACCTCGGCGGGGTTGCGGTATTTGATCTTAAGCCCGGTCTTCACGCCGGCCTGGAGCAGGAAGGGCTCGCAGTTGAAATACTTCACGCAGGCCGCCCGCAGCGGATAGGCCACCGGCGGCACGACCGAGCAGATCGCCACGCGCTTCACCGCGGCGGGGTCGATCTGGTTCTCGCGGAGCACGCTGCGCAGGAATACGCCGGTTTCGTCCGACGACCCGATGGGGTGCGTGGTTTTCCGGAACTGCACGCGGAGGGTGTCGCCGTCGAACACGCCGCCGTGGATCTGGGAATTGCCGACATCAAGGGTCAAGAGCATGGCTGGATTTTCGGTTTTCGATTCTGGATTCTGGACTGGGTCGCGCCGCGAGCAGGCGCTCGAGTTCGGCCGCCAGGGTCGTGCGGTCGGGACAATGCGCCGCGACGCTGCCGTCGGGCCGCAGGATGTCGGCCGGGAAGGTGCCATCGGCGCGCTTGGCGGAAAGATCGTTGTGCACGACGTAGTCGGCACCGGCGTGCGCGAAAAGCCTGCTCACGGCCGCGTCGGCTTCCGCCGCCTCGGCCCCGTGGGTGAGCTTGAATGCCACCAACGTGAACGGGGCGCGGCTCCAACCGCGCACCTGGTCCACTAGCCGCGGGTTGGGTCGCAGCTTCAGCAGGGGCGCACCACCCGAGGGCAGTTTGCCGCCGGCGGCGGTCTCCGCACCGTCGGCCATCACGACCATGTCCACGCGGTAATCGCTGACCGCCGCCGCGTGGATCACGGCATCGAACGGATGCGCCGCGAGCAACCGACGCAGGCCGGCCTCCAGTTGCGCGAAGGTGACAAAGGTTTCCTCCCGGCAGGGGCCGTCCGCCGCGATCGCGTTTTGCGCCCGCAGCAGGGTCACGTCATGGCCCGCGCGCGACAGGTGCGTGGCGATGAGCGCGCCGGTCGCACCCGTGCTCGTGTTGGTGAGCACGCGCACGCCGTCCACCGGCTCGGCGGTGCCACCGGCGGTGACGAGCACCCGCAGTTGGCGCGCCGGTCGCGCCAGCGCCGCTTCGACCGCGGCGACGATCGTCCCGGGCTCGGCCAGCCGCCCCTCCCCCGTTTCGCCGCAGGCGGTGCGCCCGGACGTGGGGGCGATGCAGCGCACGCCCCAGTCGCGCAATTTTGCCAAGCTCGCAACGGTTGCCGGATGCGACCACATCGCGGGATTCATCGCGGGCGCCACGAGCCAGGGCTTGGTGCGGTCATGGGCGAGGAAGAGCGCGCCGGCGAAATCGTCGCCGAGCCCGGCCGCGAACCGGTTGAGCGTGTTCGCCGTGGCCGGGCACACGAGCACGGCGTCGGCCCAGCGCGTCAGGTTGATGTGCTCGAGGGCCGCGCCCGGAGCGAAGGCGTCGCTGAGCAGGGCGGAACCGGTCAGACCTTCCAGCGTGGCCGGGCCGATGAACTTCAACGCCGACGGCGTCGCCACACAGCGCACGCGGTGGCCCCGTTGCACAAGCCGTGACACCACCTCGCAGCCCTTGTAGGCGGCGATGGAGCCGGTGAAGATGACGAGGAGGTTAGAGCCGGACATTGTCGATGAGCCTCACGTTTTCGATGCGCACTGCGCCGAGCCGCACGCCCTCGCGGTCCTCCACGTAATCCACTTCAAAGCCGGCGGCGTTGAGCGCCAGGGCCGCCACGGCCGGGCTCGCCGCGGAACGCAGGATCGCCGGGAACTGCGCGGCCCGCACACGCGCGCCGGGCGAGAGGCGGCGGTTGCGCGAACTGAGCGCGAGGCCGTCGATCTCCCGCTCCGTCGGGCACGGTACGATCTCCACCGGCAGGAGCAGCGCGCGCACCAGGCCCTCGACCAAACGGAGCTGCTGCCAGTCCTTCTCCCCGAAATAGGCGCGCTGCGGGGAGACCAGATTCAGCAGCTTGAGCACCACCGTCAGCACGCCGTCGAAATGACCGGGGCGATGCGCGCCCTCCAGTTCCCGGCTGAGTTTTTCCTCGGTGACGCGGTAGGCGTAGCCGTCGGGGTATAGCTCGGCGGCCGTCGGCACGATGACGTCGTCCGCCAGCCCCGCCGCCAACCGCAGGTCCGCCTCCAGCGTGCGCGGGTATTTCTCGAGGTCGGTCGGGTCGTTGAACTGGGTCGGGTTGACGAAAATGCTCAGCACCACGCGGTCGTTTTCCGCGCGGGCGCGGGCGAGGAGCGCGCGGTGCCCGAGATGCAGCGCGCCCATGGTCGGCACGAAGCCCACCGATTGGCCGGCGTAATCCGTCCCGGTGCGCACCGTGCGCCACGCGGCCAGGGTCTCATGGACTCTCATGCGAGCACCTCCTCGCGCGCCGGAAAGCGCGCCCCGCGCACGTCGCGGGCGTAGGCGTTGAGTGCGGCCAGAATCTCGCCGTGGCCGTCCAAGTAGCGGCGCGCAAACCGCGGGCGAAATTCCGCATCGAGCCCGAGCAGGTCGTTCAGCACCAGCACCTGTCCGGAGGTGCCGCTGCCCGCACCGATGCCGATGGTGGCGATGGACAAATTCGCCGTGATCTCCGCCGCCAGCGCGGCGGGCACGCATTCGAGCACCAGGGCGAACGCCCCCAGTTCCTCGAGGCGACGGGCCTCGGCGAGCAGGCGGGCCGCGTCGGCCTCCGAGCGGCCCTGCAGGCGGTAGCCGCCGAGTTGGTTGACCGATTGCGGCGTGAGCCCGAGGTGTCCCATCACGGGGATGCCGCTGCCCACGAGGTGGGCAACCACGTCCTCGTGACCGGCCACCCCCTCCAGTTTCACGGCCGTCGCTCCCGCCTGCAGGAGCGTGCCGGCGGCGCGCACGGCCGTCTCGCGGCCTTGGCGAAAGCTGAGAAACGGCAGATCCGCCACGATCACCTGCTCCGGCGCGCCGCGTCGCACCGCCGCCGTGTGCAGCACCATCATGTCGAGCGTGGCATGGACCGTGGACGGCAGTCCGTGGACGACCATGGCGGCGCTGTCGCCCACGAGGATGACGTCGGCCTCGGATTCAGTTACGATCCGCGCCATCGGCGCGTCGTAAGCCGTGACCATCACGATGGGCCGCCCTTCCTGGCGCGCCCGGTTGAAATCGAGGATGCTTTTCATTCCGCCCCGGCAGTTGTCCGTATGCGGAGAACCTGCGGGCGGCGGAGGTGGCTGGACTGGAGTGCTTGTCGCATGGCGATCAGGCCTGAGTTGTCCGGAGACGGAGGTTGAACTGTGCTGTCCGGTCGCGCACGAGTTCGCGCCAGACAGGGGCAACTTGAGCACCTCCCATCGACGGGCAAATCAAAAGTGCGTCAGCAACATCTGTAACGGCGGTCAATGACCGCCGTTCTTCTCTTCAAACCCGGCGGTCATAGACCGCCGCTACAGCAAAGCCCGCACACCCCGGTTGACTCCCCTGCCCGCCCGCAGTTGAATGACCCTTCATGGCTGATTTCCTCACCGACCAGAAAGTAGTTTCCCGCGCCTATCTCGTGGGCGTGCAGACCTTTGACATGGAGACCGGCGAAGGCGCCGAACTGCTGGGCGAACTGAAGGAGCTGGTCGAAAACCTCCGGCTCGAGGTCGTGAAGACCAACCTCGTCGTCATCCGCACCGGCGAACAGCCCAAATACCTGATCGGCTCCGGCAAGACCGCCGAGATCATCGCCGAGGCCAAAGAGCTCGGTGCCGATCTGATCGTATTCGACAAGGAACTCTCGCCCGCCCAGCAGCGCAACTGGGAGGAGGACTCCGGCCTCGCCGTGATCGACCGGCAGGAGGTCATTCTCGAAATCTTCGCCGACCGTGCCCAGACCCGCGAGGCCGTGCTGCAGGTGGCGCTGGCCCGCATGGAGTACTCGCTGCCGCGTCTCACGCGCGCCTGGACCCACCTTTCGCGCCAGCGCGGCAAGGGCGCCATGGGCGGCGAAGGCGAAACCCAGCTCGAACAGGACCGTCGCATCGTGCGCGACCGCATCGCCCGCCTGAAGGAGGAACTGGAACTCGTCATTTCCCAACGCGCGACCCAGCGCCGCAAGCGCATGCGCAAGCCCGTGCCCGGCGTCGCCATAGTCGGCTACACCAACGCCGGCAAATCCTCGCTCCTCAACAAGCTCACCGGCGCTCACGTGCTCGCCGCCGACAAGCTCTTCGCCACGCTCGACCCGACCACGCGCCAGCTGCACCTGCCCGACGGCCGCACGCTGCTCGCCACCGACACCGTCGGCTTCATCCGCCGCCTGCCCCATCGCCTCGTTGAGGCCTTCAAGGCCACGCTCGAGGAGGTCGTCGTCGCCGACTTCGTCATCCACGTGCTCGACGTCGCCAACCCCAACGTCGCCCACCACTTCGCCACCACCATGGAGGTGCTCGGCGAGCTCGGTGCCGCCGACAAACCCATCATCACCGTCTTCAACAAGGTGGACGCCGCCGATAAGCAGACGCTTGCTGTCGTTCGCGCCCAGCACCCCGAGGCGCTCTTCATCAGCGTCCACACCGGCGAAGGCCTCGACCGCCTGCTCGCCCGCTGCGAGGAACTGGCGGTGGACGACAGCGAGGCCGTCGAGCTCCTAATCCCCCATCACCGTTACGACGTGGTCGCCAAGCTGCACCAAGGCGGCCAGGTCCGGACGCAGGAGACGCGCGACGACGGCGTCTTCCTCACCGGCCGTTTCCCGCAGAAGCTGAAGGCCGTTTACGACCCATTCCGCCACATCGCCCCGCCGCCCCAGCGCAAGCCCGCCACCAAGCGCCCGAAGAAGTCCTGATTCCTCGTGGAGGGCCGGTCTCCGCACCGGCCGTGCATTGCAGATCTTTCCTCTCTAGCGTCGGGCCTTGGCCCGACCTCGCGCACGAGGTCGTCGCCAGCGACGACCCTACAAACTCCCCGTCGCTTGTCGTCGCCGACGCGACCAATTTCCCCCATTTGCCGCTTTGACCGCGCGCGAGTGTTGGTTATGACTACGTCACTCCCTCTCCCCCATGCCCACTTATACTCTGAAAGTAAACGGGCAGGCCCATACGATCAACGTCGCGGCGGACACGCCGCTGCTGTGGGCGCTGCGTGACACCCTCGGTCTCGTCGGCACGAAATACGGCTGTGGCATGGGCCTCTGCGGCGCCTGCACCGTCCACCTCAACGGCGTGCCGGTGCGCTCCTGCCAGACGCCCGTCTCAGCGGTGGGCAACACGCCTGTCACCACCATCGAGGGCCTCGACCCCGCGGGCAAACACCCGCTGCAACAAGCCTGGTGCGACCACGACGTGCCGCAATGTGGCTATTGCCAGTCGGGCCAGATCATGAGCGCCGCCGCTCTGCTTAAGCAGACGCCCACGCCCACTGACGCCGACATCGACGCCGCCATGGCCGGCAACCTCTGCCGCTGCGGCACCTACGTCCGCATCCGCGCCGCCATCAAGGACGCCGCCGCCCTCGCGACCAAGGGAGGTGCGCAATGAAAACCTCAACTCCCGCCGTCTCCCGTCGCAACTTCCTCCAGATCTCCGCCCTCGCCGGCGGCGGATTTGCCCTCAGCTACGCGCTCCCTGGCACCGCCTTCGCCCAGGCCCCCGGCCTCGACAACACCGCGCGCGCCTTCACGCCGAACCCGTTTATCAAGATCACCCCCGACGGCATCGTGATCCTCGTGGCGAAGAACCCCGACGCCGGCCAGGGCGTGAAGACCGCCCTGCCCATGATCCTCGCGGAGGAACTGGGCGCCGACTTCAAGAAGGTGACCATCGAATACGGCGGCCTCGACCCGCAGCTCGGCGCGCAATTCGCCGGTGGCAGCCTCTCGGTGCCGATGAATTACCAGACGCTCCGCCGCGCCGGCGCCGTCGCACGCACCGTGCTCGTGCAGGCCGCCGCCGACACCTGGGGCGTGCCCGCCGCCGAGTGCGAGGCGGAGAACAGCACCGTCATCCACCGCCCCACCGGCCGCGTGCTCGGCTTCGGCGACCTCGCCACCAAGGCCGCCTCAATGCCGCTGCCCGACGAGAAATCCGTCGTCCTCAAGCGCCCGAAGGAAAACAAGCTCATCGGCAACCGCGTCGGCGGCGTGGACAACCCCGCCATCGTCACCGGCCAGTCCCTCTTCGGGCTCGACCAGAAAGTTCCCGGCATGGTCCACGCGGTTTACGTGAAGTGCCCCGTCTTCGGCGGCAAGCCCGTCTCCGCCAACCTCGACCGCCTCAAGAAGCTCCCCGGCGTGCTCGACGCCTTTCTCGTCGAGGGCACCAACGACTACTACGGCCTGTTGCCGGGTGTCGCCATCGTGGGCGACTCGACCTGGGCGACCTTCAAGGCCCGCAGCCTGCTCGACGTGACCTGGGATGAGGGTCCCGGAGCCGCGCAGAGCTCCGCCGCCTACGAGGAAGCCGCCGCCAAGGCCGCCGCCGGGGCCGGCAAGGAAATGCGCAA
The DNA window shown above is from Oleiharenicola lentus and carries:
- the coaBC gene encoding bifunctional phosphopantothenoylcysteine decarboxylase/phosphopantothenate--cysteine ligase CoaBC — translated: MSGSNLLVIFTGSIAAYKGCEVVSRLVQRGHRVRCVATPSALKFIGPATLEGLTGSALLSDAFAPGAALEHINLTRWADAVLVCPATANTLNRFAAGLGDDFAGALFLAHDRTKPWLVAPAMNPAMWSHPATVASLAKLRDWGVRCIAPTSGRTACGETGEGRLAEPGTIVAAVEAALARPARQLRVLVTAGGTAEPVDGVRVLTNTSTGATGALIATHLSRAGHDVTLLRAQNAIAADGPCREETFVTFAQLEAGLRRLLAAHPFDAVIHAAAVSDYRVDMVVMADGAETAAGGKLPSGGAPLLKLRPNPRLVDQVRGWSRAPFTLVAFKLTHGAEAAEADAAVSRLFAHAGADYVVHNDLSAKRADGTFPADILRPDGSVAAHCPDRTTLAAELERLLAARPSPESRIENRKSSHALDP
- the panC gene encoding pantoate--beta-alanine ligase; this translates as MRVHETLAAWRTVRTGTDYAGQSVGFVPTMGALHLGHRALLARARAENDRVVLSIFVNPTQFNDPTDLEKYPRTLEADLRLAAGLADDVIVPTAAELYPDGYAYRVTEEKLSRELEGAHRPGHFDGVLTVVLKLLNLVSPQRAYFGEKDWQQLRLVEGLVRALLLPVEIVPCPTEREIDGLALSSRNRRLSPGARVRAAQFPAILRSAASPAVAALALNAAGFEVDYVEDREGVRLGAVRIENVRLIDNVRL
- a CDS encoding type III pantothenate kinase encodes the protein MLLTLDVGNSQIHGGVFDGDTLRVQFRKTTHPIGSSDETGVFLRSVLRENQIDPAAVKRVAICSVVPPVAYPLRAACVKYFNCEPFLLQAGVKTGLKIKYRNPAEVGADRVANAIAATQRRPGANCLVVDCGTATTFDVVTGGGDYLGGAILPGLGISAEMLSSRTARLPAVEIARPDGALGRSTVESIQAGLYHGHVGAIRNLLSVLTIEAFNGVRPHVIGTGGFARMFETEGLFDEIVPELVLFGLKHAELLNREPAK
- the hflX gene encoding GTPase HflX — its product is MADFLTDQKVVSRAYLVGVQTFDMETGEGAELLGELKELVENLRLEVVKTNLVVIRTGEQPKYLIGSGKTAEIIAEAKELGADLIVFDKELSPAQQRNWEEDSGLAVIDRQEVILEIFADRAQTREAVLQVALARMEYSLPRLTRAWTHLSRQRGKGAMGGEGETQLEQDRRIVRDRIARLKEELELVISQRATQRRKRMRKPVPGVAIVGYTNAGKSSLLNKLTGAHVLAADKLFATLDPTTRQLHLPDGRTLLATDTVGFIRRLPHRLVEAFKATLEEVVVADFVIHVLDVANPNVAHHFATTMEVLGELGAADKPIITVFNKVDAADKQTLAVVRAQHPEALFISVHTGEGLDRLLARCEELAVDDSEAVELLIPHHRYDVVAKLHQGGQVRTQETRDDGVFLTGRFPQKLKAVYDPFRHIAPPPQRKPATKRPKKS
- the panB gene encoding 3-methyl-2-oxobutanoate hydroxymethyltransferase is translated as MKSILDFNRARQEGRPIVMVTAYDAPMARIVTESEADVILVGDSAAMVVHGLPSTVHATLDMMVLHTAAVRRGAPEQVIVADLPFLSFRQGRETAVRAAGTLLQAGATAVKLEGVAGHEDVVAHLVGSGIPVMGHLGLTPQSVNQLGGYRLQGRSEADAARLLAEARRLEELGAFALVLECVPAALAAEITANLSIATIGIGAGSGTSGQVLVLNDLLGLDAEFRPRFARRYLDGHGEILAALNAYARDVRGARFPAREEVLA
- a CDS encoding (2Fe-2S)-binding protein, encoding MPTYTLKVNGQAHTINVAADTPLLWALRDTLGLVGTKYGCGMGLCGACTVHLNGVPVRSCQTPVSAVGNTPVTTIEGLDPAGKHPLQQAWCDHDVPQCGYCQSGQIMSAAALLKQTPTPTDADIDAAMAGNLCRCGTYVRIRAAIKDAAALATKGGAQ